A genome region from Neofelis nebulosa isolate mNeoNeb1 chromosome 14, mNeoNeb1.pri, whole genome shotgun sequence includes the following:
- the LRATD2 gene encoding protein LRATD2 translates to MGNQVEKLTHLSYKEVPTADPTGVDRDDGPRIGVSYIFSNDDEDVEPQPPPQGPDGGGGDGLPDGGDGPPLPPPQPYDPRLHEVECSVFYRDECIYQKSFSPGSAALSTYTPENLLNKCRPGDLVEFVSQAQYPHWAVYVGNFQVVHLHRLEVSNSFLTDASQGRRGRVVNDLYRYKPLSPGAVVRNALAHVGAKERELSWRNSESFAAWCRYGKREFKIGGELRIGKQPYRLQIQLSAQRSHTLEFQSLEDLIMEKRRNDQIGRAAVLQELAMHLHPAEPDEGDSDAARTTPPPGRPPAPGREEEAREAAVH, encoded by the coding sequence ATGGGCAACCAGGTGGAGAAACTGACCCACCTAAGTTATAAGGAAGTTCCCACGGCCGACCCGACTGGCGTGGACCGTGACGACGGGCCTCGCATCGGGGTCTCCTACATTTTCTCCAACGACGATGAGGACGTGGAGCCGCAGCCGCCGCCCCAGGGGCCggatggcggcggcggcgacggcttGCCCGACGGCGGCGACGGACCGCCACTGCCACCGCCGCAGCCGTACGACCCGCGGCTGCACGAAGTGGAGTGTTCCGTGTTCTACCGCGACGAGTGCATCTACCAGAAGAGCTTCTCGCCGGGCTCCGCGGCGCTGAGCACCTACACGCCCGAGAACCTGCTCAACAAGTGCAGGCCTGGCGACCTGGTGGAGTTCGTGTCGCAGGCGCAGTACCCGCACTGGGCTGTATACGTGGGCAACTTCCAGGTGGTGCACTTGCACCGGCTGGAAGTGAGCAACAGCTTCCTGACCGACGCGAGCCAGGGCCGGCGCGGCCGCGTGGTGAACGACCTGTACCGCTACAAGCCACTAAGCCCGGGCGCCGTGGTGCGCAACGCGCTGGCACACGTGGGCGCCAAGGAGCGCGAGCTGAGCTGGCGCAACTCCGAGAGCTTCGCCGCCTGGTGCCGCTACGGCAAGCGCGAGTTCAAGATTGGCGGCGAGCTGCGCATCGGCAAGCAGCCCTACCGGCTGCAGATCCAGCTCTCGGCGCAGCGCAGCCACACGCTCGAGTTCCAGAGCCTGGAGGACCTGATCATGGAGAAACGGCGCAACGACCAGATCGGGCGCGCGGCGGTGCTGCAGGAGCTCGCCATGCACCTACATCCGGCCGAGCCGGACGAGGGCGACAGCGATGCGGCGCGGACTACGCCGCCTCCCGGGCGCCCCCCTGCGCCCGGACGGGAGGAAGAGGCCCGAGAGGCGGCGGTGCACTGA